The following are from one region of the Magallana gigas chromosome 6, xbMagGiga1.1, whole genome shotgun sequence genome:
- the LOC105317186 gene encoding ribosome biogenesis protein NSA2 homolog, translated as MPQNEHIELHRKRHGYRLDYHERKRKKEGRKAHEMAEKAKKLRGIRAKLYNKKRHAEKVQMKKTIKMHEERKTKQKNNDEVPEGAVPAYLLDREGQSRAKVLSNMIKQKRKEKAGKWDVPLPKVRGMSEAEVFKVIKSGKTKRKGWKRMVTKVCYVGEGFTRKPPKFERFIRPMGLRFNKAHVTHPELKATFCLPIIGVKKNPTSTMYTSLGVITKGTIIEVNISELGLVTQAGKVIWGKYAQVTNNPENDGCINAVLLV; from the exons ATG CCTCAGAATGAACATATCGAACTTCACAGGAAGCGTCATGGATACAGACTGGATTATCATGAGAGAAA gaGAAAGAAGGAAGGGAGAAAAGCTCACGAGATGGCAGAAAAAGCCAAAAAGCTCAGAGGAATAAG aGCTAAATTATACAACAAGAAACGACATGCAGAAAAAGTTCAAATGAAGAAAAC AATAAAGATGCATGAGGAAAGAAAAACAAAGCAGAAGAATAATGATGAAGTACCAGAGGGAGCAGTACCCGCGTACTTGTTGGACCGGGAAGGTCAGAGTCGTGCCAAGGTCTTGTCAAACATGATCAAACAGAAACGCAAGGAGAAAGCT GGAAAATGGGATGTTCCATTACCTAAAGTAAGAGGAATGAGTGAAGCAGAAGTCTTCAAAGTTATCAAAAGTGGCAAAACAAAAC GAAAAGGCTGGAAAAGAATGGTCACTAAAGTTTGCTATGTGGGTGAAGGATTCACAAGAAAACCACCCAAATTTGAAAGATTCATTCGCCCAATG GGCCTACGATTCAACAAAGCACATGTAACACATCCAGAACTTAAAGCTACATTTTGTTTACCCATCATCGGTGTGAAGAAAAATCCAACATCAACCATGTACACAAGTTTGGGCGTCATCACAAAAGGAACCATCATTGAG gTTAATATCAGCGAATTAGGTCTTGTGACACAAGCTGGCAAAGTGATATGGG GTAAATATGCCCAGGTGACAAACAATCCTGAAAACGATGGATGTATCAACGCTGTACTATTGGTGTAA